A stretch of DNA from Sulfurovum sp. TSL6:
GACAGCTCTTCTTTCGAAACTGTACCTTTAAGTGAAGGCATCACGCCGTACTGTTGTACTTTGTTGGATTCACATACTGATTTTTCTGCTGCAGGGTTTAGCACATAATCAGCAATAAATGTTTTGATTTTCTCTTTATCATTCATCACCAGCTTCGTATGAAACATCACAGCCTCCATAGGGGGCGCTTTTAATGTAGGTATCATATCAGGTGTGGGTCTCTCAAGCATATGGCATGTGGCACATTTTGACTTTAATAGATCAACTTCGCTCGCGTGTAATGTACTGATCCCAATCATTGCTGCGGCTAAAACAGTTTTTTTTATCATTTTTTCTCCTTTTAATTTTTATACATTTGTTGTGAAATAAACATCGCTGTCATATTATCCATGGTGTGTATATGATTGATGATCCAATCAACGGACTGTCTGAGGTAAGCGATGATCGCATCAAGTTCACCATGTTGCTTCCAACGTATTGTAAAATGATTCAATTCATGCAGTACTCTGTCATGTTCTGCTTTATGCATCTGATAAGGAGGGAACGCATATAAGCGCATAAGACGCTCTTCATTGGCAAAGTGCTCTTTTACATGTTGAATATATGCTTCAAGCTTTGCTTCCAGTGTTGCATGTTTTGTTTTATCATTTTCATAGATAGTGGCAAGTGCATCTATCTCATTGAGCATACTGATCTCTTCTTCATGTGTATGCTGCATCTCATCTACAGCAACATGATGCACTTGATCGATCGTAAGTAGTGGCATGCAATATCCTTTTTTTATTGCATCTTAAATGAAAAAGAAAAAAAGTGTATTGATATTTGTCAAGAATTACAAATTAGGGTACTTTATATCCGGCTGCAGTTTGTACCAGTTTTTCTTCTTTCAGGAGTTTAGCTATATTACGAGAGAGTGTTTCGGGAGTCATGCTGAGTATGGAAGCTATCTCATATTGCTTGAGATCTAGAGCCAACTTAGGGTTTTTCTGGTAAAAATTTAATACTTTTTCTTTGGAAGTTGCAGCAAGGTTAAAATGTATATTTTGTTGGAGGAGATCGATTTTTGCAAGAAGTGATTGGATAATCTCATAAGAAAGTCCAGGATGACTGAGAAGAAAACTTTCAAAACCATCCAGTGAAATTTTAAGAAGTGACCCATCTGTTTGAAACCTGGCTGATGAGGGTAACGGGGTCTTTCTTAGGACAGCTGCCTCAGCCAGTAATGCATATCGGTTAAAGTATCCGATCACAACCTCATTTCCTTTACTGTCATGTTTATAGACACTCACTACGCCATCGATCAATATCATTACATTTTTACTCATCTCTCCCTGTGTAAAAACGATCGAATCTTTAGGATAATGAGATATATGTGCTTCTGTTGCAAGTTCACTGAGTTCTTGTTCATTTAATGAAGAAAACAGATTGATTTGTTCAAGGATATCTATAATATTCCGTTTTTCCATAATACACCTTACATCTATCTATGTTTGATAAAGAGACTTTGAGATCGTTCAGAGTTTTGTATGACCGATAGTTGAGTGAATTATAGCACAACTCCAGAGCTCTATCTATCTTCCTTCAAAACATTTTCAATTTTCATATACAACCATTTCAGTCAAGTGTTTTCATTAACAGAAATAAGACATATTGATCTATATCAATACACTTTTTACACTTCTATACTATAATAGATAAAAAAGGAGCCTCATATGGGAATCATTTATGCTGAACAGGTAGAGTATATGAGTGTCGATCAGATGCAGAAGACACATGAGGATGAAATTAAAATTATCAATGAGATCGATAAACTGGCTATAGGATACGAAAGAGGTACCATAGAAAAAGAAGAGCTCGAAAATAAACTGGATGAATATATCGAACATGTGAAAGCACACTTTGCCAATGAAGAGCGTTTGATGCAAAAGTATGACTTCCCGTCTTATGAGATGCATAAATTGGCACATGATATGTTTTTAATGGATCTTCAGTATGCAACAAGACAGTGGAAAGAGTTTGGAGATATCAATAAAATTATCAACTTTGTAGCGAAAACACCTGAGTGGATCGTCATGCACGTCAGGTCGGTAGATGCTCCAACAGCAGATTACCTTGCGAGAAAAATGGAAGATAATCATTCAGAGGATTGATAGCAAAGCATTTGGATCATATACAAATAGAATGCCTGCCACCCTAAGGTTTTCTACTGATCCACTTCTCCATTTTTCACTACATAAGACTCCGACATATTCACCGAGTGATAGATAGTCGTTCCATACTTCCTGCTGTAGTACTGTAACAGAAGTTTTTGCAGCGTAGGTTCGATAGAGGGGGTGAACCACCCGTTGTTACTTAGAACGATCATATTTTTTGGCTCGCCTTCGTAGAGCTTTTCACTGGTCGCTTCAAAGCAGATGGCATTTCTATAGGTTTTTTCGTCTATTTTATAGTCTATGACATTGGGACTGGCCACATAATCCACTGCACCATCGTAAAATACCTTATTGACCCATTCACTTAAAAAATCCGGCAGCGGATTGCTTTCTCCAAAAGGAACCAGAACGACTTTATTGGCTACAGAGATCTTGTTGCCTGTGAAAACATAGGTTGAGTTACGCGGCGTTTTCCCATCCCAGTATAGTCCTCCGGTGACGATAGAGATATCTTTGGCTTTTTCCTGCAGTTTGTCCAGAAGTTTTGAACGATTGAGAAAGATGGGAAAGACAGATTCGGGGAGTATGATAAGCGTTTTATTCTCTTTGATGGCTTGGTCTATCTGTTTGAAAAGGTTCTCAAATTGTGCAGGATGAAGTGTTTCATCCCATTTGTCCTGAACAGAAGTGTGGGTCGTTACAAGTTTGATTTTGTCATCTGCTCTTATTTTGTCATCTGCTTTCAAATGTGTGGGAAGATGGACCTGGTAAGCAAAGAGCATAAGTAACATATAGAGGAACTGTTGTTTCCAAATACTCAAAACAATGGCAGATAAAATGATGGCATACTGCCATTTTTCTATGCCGAGATAACTCTCTACGAACATTAGTTCAGGCTTGAGCCAATCAAAAGAGAAAGGATGGATATAGCTTAAGATGCAAAGACCTGAAGCCTTGATGAGTAAAGGAAGTAAAGTGTCAGAGATTTGCAGCAGTGATGTGATCTTTTGGCTGATCCATGCAACAAGCCAAAAGAGTACCCCGTAGCATAGCATGATGATAGCTATCTCTATAGGTACAGCCCAAACCATGCCATAATGTTTAAAGCTTAAGGCGATCCACCAAAACCAAAACAGTCCTATAAAAGCACCGGAAATGAACCACACTTTTTTCCCTTCCCGCAGAAGCAGATAGAGTGCTGTAATACCTAAGATGGTATTCAAAAGAGGATATGAAAATCCCCAATGATTAAGGTA
This window harbors:
- a CDS encoding bacteriohemerythrin; amino-acid sequence: MPLLTIDQVHHVAVDEMQHTHEEEISMLNEIDALATIYENDKTKHATLEAKLEAYIQHVKEHFANEERLMRLYAFPPYQMHKAEHDRVLHELNHFTIRWKQHGELDAIIAYLRQSVDWIINHIHTMDNMTAMFISQQMYKN
- a CDS encoding Crp/Fnr family transcriptional regulator is translated as MEKRNIIDILEQINLFSSLNEQELSELATEAHISHYPKDSIVFTQGEMSKNVMILIDGVVSVYKHDSKGNEVVIGYFNRYALLAEAAVLRKTPLPSSARFQTDGSLLKISLDGFESFLLSHPGLSYEIIQSLLAKIDLLQQNIHFNLAATSKEKVLNFYQKNPKLALDLKQYEIASILSMTPETLSRNIAKLLKEEKLVQTAAGYKVP
- a CDS encoding bacteriohemerythrin; the protein is MGIIYAEQVEYMSVDQMQKTHEDEIKIINEIDKLAIGYERGTIEKEELENKLDEYIEHVKAHFANEERLMQKYDFPSYEMHKLAHDMFLMDLQYATRQWKEFGDINKIINFVAKTPEWIVMHVRSVDAPTADYLARKMEDNHSED
- a CDS encoding apolipoprotein N-acyltransferase — its product is MMRGKNEPIILPCSAPIGILLYKISQYSSTFELTKGFFIALLSSGFIYLNHWGFSYPLLNTILGITALYLLLREGKKVWFISGAFIGLFWFWWIALSFKHYGMVWAVPIEIAIIMLCYGVLFWLVAWISQKITSLLQISDTLLPLLIKASGLCILSYIHPFSFDWLKPELMFVESYLGIEKWQYAIILSAIVLSIWKQQFLYMLLMLFAYQVHLPTHLKADDKIRADDKIKLVTTHTSVQDKWDETLHPAQFENLFKQIDQAIKENKTLIILPESVFPIFLNRSKLLDKLQEKAKDISIVTGGLYWDGKTPRNSTYVFTGNKISVANKVVLVPFGESNPLPDFLSEWVNKVFYDGAVDYVASPNVIDYKIDEKTYRNAICFEATSEKLYEGEPKNMIVLSNNGWFTPSIEPTLQKLLLQYYSRKYGTTIYHSVNMSESYVVKNGEVDQ